The sequence GGCGACTTCGCTGCTTCCCAGGGCCGTCGTCGCGGGCCTCGTCTACGCGGTGCTCGCGGTGCTCAGTGACCTGTACTTCTACTCGGACCCCGCCCGGTTCCTCGCGTTCTGGCTGCCGGCGGGCTTCACACTGGCCCTGCTCCTGCGCACGTCGATGCGGACGTGGCCCGCCTGGGTTGTGACCATCTTCGTCACGGAGTCGCTCATCCAGCTTCTCCTCCATGGGCGGCCTGCCGGGCTTTCGCTGGCCTGGGCGCTCGCCGATAGCGTGGAGCCGCTCCTGGGCGCATCGCTGCTGCGCGCCGTGCTGCGGCGTCCGGTGACGCTCAGCCATCCGCGTGAGGTGCTCGCGCTGGTGGGGCTGGGCGCGCTGGTTCCGGCCATGGTGAGCGGGCTCATCGCCGGAGCCGCGGCGAACTGGTGGATGGCGCCGGACGTGCCCTTCCTGGCGTGGTGGACGAGCTGGTGGCTGGGGGACGCGCTGGGCGTGGTGCTGGTGGGGCCGGTCTTCCTCACCGCGTTCCCGCTGCCGCGCATCCACGTGCGGCGCCGCGTGGAGTTGGCGGTGCTGCTGGTGCTGCTCGCGGTGCTCAGCCTGTATGTCTTCAGCATCCCGTCCATGCCGGGCACGCATGGGCAGCTCACCATCGGCTTCATCGTCCTGTATGCCGCCTTCGGCTTCTTCGTGTGGGCGGCGCTGCGCTTCGGCGTGCTCGGCGTGTCCACCGCCACGGGCGTGCTGGCCCTCATCGCGGGATGGAACGCGGGCCGGGGACGGGGACCGTTCCAGCTCAGCTCGGCCACGCCCCACGAAGCGCTGCTGGCCACCCAGGCGCTCCTCGCGGTGCTCAGCAGCCTGTCCCTGATGCTCGCGGCGGCGCTGCGGGAGCGGCGCAGGGTGGAGCGGGGACAGCGGCTGCTCGCGGACGCGAGCGCGATTCTCGCGGAGTCGCTGGATGACAAAGCGCTCGCGCGCGTCGCTCGGAGGGTGGTGCCCGAGCTGGCGGATGCGTGTGTGCTGTCATTGAGGCATGGAGGCCCGAGAGAGCTGGTGCCGGTGGGCGTGGCGGGAGCGAAGGAGGCACTGGAGGGGTTGTTGCCCGCGCGCGCCGCCGAGAAGCCCCGGGCCATGGCCGCCGCGGTGGGCACGGGGGCGCACCGGGAGGGCGTGCAGCTCACGCTGCCGCTCGACGCCCAGGGCTACATCGTGGGGCAGCTCGCGCTCCACCGGACGCGGCCGGGGCGGGCCTTCGAGCGGGAGGACCGGGCGCTCGCGGAGGAGCTCGCGCGGCGCTGCTCGCTGATGATTGAGCGGGCCCAGCTTCATGACCAGCTCGCGGGGGCGGTGCGGCATGCGCAAGAGTCCCTGGCGCAGCTGGACACGGTGCTCCAGACGGCGCTGATTGGCTTTGCCTTCTTCGACTCGGAGCTCAAGTGCCTGAGGGCGAATGACGCCTTCCTGAACCTGCTCGGACTGGGCGAGGCGCGGCCGGAGGAACGTCAGGCGACGGAGCTGTGCTCGGACCTGGTGCCGCTGTTGCGGCGGACGCTCCAGTTGGGGGAGCCGGTGACGGAGCGGGAGCTGGAGCGGCACTCGTTTGGCGAGGAGCGGTACGTGCTGGTGAGCGCCTTTCCGCTGCGGTCCGCGGTGGGGACGGCACCGTTCGGTGCTGGCGTGCTTGTCTATGACATCACCGACCGCAAGCGGGTGGAGGGGGTGCACACCCGGCTGCTGCGCGAGGCGCGGACGGCCATTCGTGCTCGCGACGAGTTCCTCACTTTGGCCGCGCACGAGTTGAAGACGCCGCTGACGCCGTTGGCGATTCGCATGGAGGCGCTCGCAAGCCGGCTGCGCTCGGACCATCCGTCGGAGGCGCGGACGCTGGAAGGGCTGCGGGCCCATGTGCGGAGGCTCCAGCGCCTCATCGAGCACCTGCTCGAAGCGGCGCAGGTGGACACGGGGCAACTGTCCATCCGGCTCGCGCCGGTGCCGCTGCACGCGCTGGTGCGCTCGATTGCGTCGAGCTTCCCGCGCCTGGGGGCGTCGCACCTGCTGGACCTGGAGACCGGGGACGGCGAGGCGTGGGTGTTGGGAGACCGGCTGCGACTGGAGGAGGTGTTGCTAACGTTGCTGGAGAACGCCGTGAAGTACAGCCCGGAGGGAGGGACGCTGCGGGTGACGCTCGACGTGGCGGGGGACGAGGTCCAGGTATCGGTGGCAGACCCGGGCGTGGGGATTCCTCCCGAGCAGCGGGCGCATGTGTTCGACCGGTACTTCCGGGGGAGCAATACGCCGGTGCAGTCCTATGGCGGGCTGGGGTTGGGGCTGTATCTGTGCCGCAACATCCTGGAGTCGCACGGCGGGCGCATCTGGGTGGAGAGTGAGATGGGGCGGGGCTCGACGTTCACATTCGCGCTTCCCGTGCTGCGGGCGAGCCGGGTGACGGAGCGGCGCGAGCCGGCCGCGGAGCACTGGGCGAGCTGATTCTTTTCAGCGGTACGAGGGAACGGTGGGCGGCGTGCAGGTGTCCGTTGCTCGTGATTCCTTCGCTCCTGATGGTGGTCCTTTCCGCTTCGCCTGCAGAGGATGTTCTTCCCTCGCGGGAGCGACCCTATGTGGAGGTACTGGCGGACCTCTCGGCGCGGCGCGATGCCCTGGCGGCGAAGTGGCTTCAGGCCGGGGAGCATCGTCAGGCTGTCAGGGATGAGGCACGGGGCGTCGTGCTCCAGGCGGTCACGCGGGAGATCTTCCCTGCGTGGTACGGCACGTCATGGGAGTTCCATGGCGCCACCCGGATTCCGCGCACCGGGAACATTGCCTGTGGGTATTTCGTCTCCACCGTGCTGGAGGATGCGGGCTTTCGCGTCGAGCGCGTGCGGATGGCGCAGCAGCGCGCTGAGTACATCGTGAAGACGCTCGTGCCTCCGCGCCGGGTGTGGCGCTTCCGGAACCGGCCTGTTCGCGAAGTCGTGGAGCGGGTGACGAAGGAGGGGGAGGGGCTGTA comes from Pyxidicoccus parkwaysis and encodes:
- a CDS encoding sensor histidine kinase, encoding MAHGDFVRTATSLLPRAVVAGLVYAVLAVLSDLYFYSDPARFLAFWLPAGFTLALLLRTSMRTWPAWVVTIFVTESLIQLLLHGRPAGLSLAWALADSVEPLLGASLLRAVLRRPVTLSHPREVLALVGLGALVPAMVSGLIAGAAANWWMAPDVPFLAWWTSWWLGDALGVVLVGPVFLTAFPLPRIHVRRRVELAVLLVLLAVLSLYVFSIPSMPGTHGQLTIGFIVLYAAFGFFVWAALRFGVLGVSTATGVLALIAGWNAGRGRGPFQLSSATPHEALLATQALLAVLSSLSLMLAAALRERRRVERGQRLLADASAILAESLDDKALARVARRVVPELADACVLSLRHGGPRELVPVGVAGAKEALEGLLPARAAEKPRAMAAAVGTGAHREGVQLTLPLDAQGYIVGQLALHRTRPGRAFEREDRALAEELARRCSLMIERAQLHDQLAGAVRHAQESLAQLDTVLQTALIGFAFFDSELKCLRANDAFLNLLGLGEARPEERQATELCSDLVPLLRRTLQLGEPVTERELERHSFGEERYVLVSAFPLRSAVGTAPFGAGVLVYDITDRKRVEGVHTRLLREARTAIRARDEFLTLAAHELKTPLTPLAIRMEALASRLRSDHPSEARTLEGLRAHVRRLQRLIEHLLEAAQVDTGQLSIRLAPVPLHALVRSIASSFPRLGASHLLDLETGDGEAWVLGDRLRLEEVLLTLLENAVKYSPEGGTLRVTLDVAGDEVQVSVADPGVGIPPEQRAHVFDRYFRGSNTPVQSYGGLGLGLYLCRNILESHGGRIWVESEMGRGSTFTFALPVLRASRVTERREPAAEHWAS